From a region of the Paraburkholderia hospita genome:
- the prfB gene encoding peptide chain release factor 2 (programmed frameshift) translates to MEAERLNAIESSLADLRSRAGELRGYLDYDAKSVRLIEVNKELEDPNVWNDSKHAQALGKEKKLLEGVVDVLSALDNDLRDTQDLFDMAREESDEDTLVAVDEDAAKLEARVADMEFRRMFSNPADPNNAFIDIQAGAGGTEACDWASMLLRQYLRYCERKGFKTEVLEESEGDVAGIKSATIKVEGEYAYGFLRTETGIHRLVRKSPFDSSGGRHTSFSSVFVYPEIDESFEIEVNPADLRIDTYRASGAGGQHINKTDSAVRITHVPSGIVVQCQNDRSQHRNRAEAMAMLKSRLYEAEMRKRQSEQDKLEAGKSDVGWGHQIRSYVLDNSRIKDLRTNVEISNTKSVLDGDLDPFISASLKQGI, encoded by the exons ATGGAAGCGGAACGCCTCAACGCAATCGAATCCTCCCTGGCGGACCTGCGCTCACGCGCAGGCGAGCTCCGGGGGTATCTT GACTACGATGCAAAGTCGGTACGACTGATCGAAGTCAACAAGGAACTCGAAGACCCGAACGTCTGGAACGACTCGAAGCACGCCCAGGCACTCGGCAAGGAAAAGAAGCTGCTCGAAGGCGTCGTCGACGTGCTGAGCGCGCTCGATAACGACCTGCGCGACACGCAAGACCTGTTCGACATGGCGCGCGAGGAAAGCGACGAAGACACGCTCGTCGCGGTCGACGAAGATGCCGCGAAACTCGAAGCGCGCGTCGCCGACATGGAATTCCGCCGGATGTTCTCGAACCCGGCCGACCCGAACAACGCGTTCATCGACATCCAGGCAGGCGCGGGCGGCACGGAAGCGTGCGACTGGGCATCGATGCTGTTGCGCCAGTACCTGCGCTACTGCGAGCGCAAGGGCTTCAAGACGGAAGTGCTCGAAGAATCGGAAGGCGATGTCGCCGGCATCAAGAGCGCGACCATCAAGGTCGAAGGCGAATACGCGTACGGCTTCCTGCGCACCGAAACAGGCATTCACCGCCTCGTGCGCAAGTCGCCGTTCGACTCGTCAGGCGGCCGTCATACGTCATTCTCGTCGGTGTTCGTCTATCCGGAAATCGATGAGTCGTTCGAGATCGAAGTCAATCCGGCCGATCTGCGCATCGATACCTACCGTGCTTCGGGCGCGGGCGGTCAGCACATCAACAAGACCGACTCCGCCGTGCGTATCACGCACGTCCCGTCAGGCATCGTCGTGCAGTGCCAGAACGACCGCTCGCAGCACCGTAACCGCGCCGAAGCCATGGCGATGCTGAAATCGCGTCTGTACGAAGCCGAAATGCGCAAGCGCCAGTCGGAACAGGACAAGCTCGAAGCGGGCAAATCGGACGTGGGCTGGGGCCACCAGATCCGTTCGTACGTGCTCGACAACAGCCGCATCAAGGATCTGCGTACCAACGTCGAAATCAGCAACACGAAGAGCGTGCTCGACGGCGACCTCGATCCGTTCATCAGCGCCAGCCTGAAACAGGGCATCTAG
- the lysS gene encoding lysine--tRNA ligase, translating into MTEPTQPNAAQRDAAQQNAAAEVDDNQIIAERREKLRALREQGVAYPNDFRPTHHAADLQSDYADDDKDALEAKALPVALAGRMMLKRVMGKASFATVRDGSGQIQFFITPADVGEATYEAFKKWDLGDIVAAKGVLFRTNKGELSVRCTELRLLSKALRPLPDKFHGLADQEMRYRQRYVDLIVTPEARKTFVARTKAVSSIRKFMADANFMEVETPMLHPIPGGAAAKPFVTHHNALDMQMFLRIAPELYLKRLVVGGFERVFEINRNFRNEGVSPRHNPEFTMMEFYAAYTDYKWLMDFTEQLIRQAAVDALGDATITYQGRELDLSKPFHRLTITQAIQKFAPQYTDAQLADGAFLRTELKKFGVDANQPQFLNAGIGALQLALFEETAESQLWEPTFIIDYPIEVSPLARASDSVDGITERFELFITGREIANGFSELNDPEDQAARFKKQVDQKDAGDEEAMYYDADYIRALEYGMPPAGGCGIGIDRLVMLLTDSPSIRDVILFPHLRRED; encoded by the coding sequence ATGACCGAACCGACCCAGCCGAATGCGGCCCAGCGGGATGCCGCCCAGCAGAACGCCGCCGCCGAGGTGGACGACAACCAGATCATCGCCGAGCGCCGCGAAAAGCTGCGCGCACTGCGTGAGCAAGGCGTCGCCTACCCGAACGACTTCCGCCCGACCCACCACGCCGCCGATCTCCAGTCCGACTACGCGGACGACGACAAGGACGCGCTCGAAGCGAAAGCGCTGCCAGTTGCACTGGCCGGCCGCATGATGCTCAAGCGCGTGATGGGCAAGGCGAGTTTCGCGACGGTGCGCGACGGCTCGGGCCAGATCCAGTTCTTCATCACGCCCGCCGACGTCGGCGAAGCGACATACGAAGCGTTCAAGAAGTGGGACCTCGGCGACATCGTCGCCGCCAAGGGCGTGCTGTTCCGCACGAACAAGGGCGAGCTCTCCGTGCGCTGTACGGAACTGCGGCTGCTGTCGAAGGCACTGCGTCCGTTGCCCGACAAGTTCCACGGTCTCGCCGACCAGGAAATGCGCTATCGCCAGCGCTATGTCGATCTGATCGTCACGCCGGAAGCGCGCAAGACGTTTGTCGCACGTACCAAAGCCGTGTCGTCGATCCGCAAGTTCATGGCCGACGCGAACTTCATGGAAGTCGAAACGCCGATGCTGCACCCGATTCCGGGCGGCGCCGCGGCCAAGCCGTTCGTCACGCATCACAACGCGCTCGATATGCAGATGTTCCTGCGCATCGCGCCCGAGCTGTATCTGAAGCGGCTGGTGGTGGGTGGCTTCGAGCGTGTGTTCGAGATCAACCGGAATTTCCGTAACGAGGGCGTGTCGCCGCGTCACAATCCGGAATTCACGATGATGGAGTTCTACGCCGCGTACACCGACTACAAGTGGCTGATGGACTTCACCGAGCAACTGATCCGTCAGGCCGCCGTCGATGCACTCGGCGACGCGACGATCACGTATCAGGGCCGCGAACTGGATCTGTCCAAGCCGTTCCATCGCCTGACGATCACGCAGGCGATCCAGAAATTCGCGCCGCAATACACGGACGCGCAACTGGCGGACGGCGCGTTCCTGCGCACAGAACTGAAGAAGTTCGGCGTCGACGCGAACCAGCCGCAGTTCCTGAACGCGGGTATCGGCGCGCTGCAACTGGCGCTGTTCGAGGAAACGGCGGAGTCGCAATTGTGGGAGCCGACGTTCATCATCGATTACCCCATCGAGGTATCGCCGCTCGCGCGCGCATCGGATAGCGTGGACGGCATCACCGAACGTTTCGAGCTGTTCATCACGGGCCGTGAAATCGCCAACGGCTTCTCGGAGCTGAACGATCCGGAAGACCAGGCCGCGCGCTTCAAGAAGCAGGTCGACCAGAAGGACGCCGGCGACGAAGAAGCGATGTACTACGACGCCGACTACATCCGCGCGCTCGAATACGGCATGCCGCCGGCGGGCGGCTGCGGGATCGGCATCGACCGTCTGGTGATGCTGCTCACCGACAGCCCGAGCATCCGCGACGTCATCCTGTTCCCGCATCTGCGCCGCGAAGACTGA